Proteins encoded in a region of the Gemmatimonadota bacterium genome:
- a CDS encoding nicotinamide-nucleotide amidohydrolase family protein, whose translation GGLVASRMTDVPGSSDYLLEGVVSYSNAAKMARLEVPAGTIERHGAVSAETAAAMARGVRRTSGATYGLSTTGVAGPGGGTPEKPVGLVYLGLAAEDGVETRKLMLGPDRHVNKTRSALAALNLLRLALARAAGGN comes from the coding sequence CCGGCGGCCTCGTGGCCTCCCGCATGACCGATGTGCCGGGCAGTTCCGACTACTTGTTGGAAGGGGTCGTATCTTATAGCAATGCCGCGAAAATGGCGCGCTTGGAGGTTCCGGCGGGGACGATCGAACGTCACGGCGCGGTCAGCGCGGAAACGGCTGCCGCCATGGCCCGGGGCGTGCGGCGAACCAGCGGAGCCACCTACGGCCTGTCCACGACCGGCGTCGCGGGGCCCGGCGGCGGAACCCCGGAAAAACCCGTCGGCCTGGTCTACCTGGGGCTGGCCGCCGAGGATGGCGTCGAGACGCGGAAGCTCATGCTGGGTCCGGACCGGCACGTCAACAAGACGCGGTCCGCCCTGGCCGCCCTGAACCTGCTTCGGCTGGCGCTCGCCCGCGCCGCCGGGGGGAACTGA
- the thpR gene encoding RNA 2',3'-cyclic phosphodiesterase produces MRTFIAVEVPDTIKDQIAELENRLKGTGTDIKWVEPGNIHITLKFLGNIETDQPTAIRGGLSEALDSTGPFDLKLGRVGAFPDLNRPRVFWVSVEEGRDELILMQQRIETELHARGFVREERPFSPHLTIGRVRSPRGLAKLTELVQTAAFETDSFTVNRVALVKSDLKPEGPVYTVVDHVELV; encoded by the coding sequence ATGCGCACGTTCATTGCCGTGGAAGTACCGGATACCATAAAAGACCAGATCGCGGAACTGGAAAATCGACTAAAGGGTACAGGGACCGATATCAAGTGGGTCGAACCGGGTAACATCCACATCACGCTGAAGTTCCTCGGCAATATCGAGACGGACCAGCCGACGGCGATCCGCGGCGGCCTGAGCGAGGCGCTTGATTCGACGGGGCCCTTCGACTTGAAACTGGGGCGCGTCGGCGCTTTCCCGGATCTGAACCGGCCGCGCGTCTTCTGGGTGTCGGTCGAAGAAGGCCGGGATGAACTGATCCTGATGCAGCAGCGCATCGAAACGGAACTGCACGCACGCGGCTTCGTTCGCGAGGAAAGGCCCTTTTCGCCTCACCTGACCATCGGCAGGGTGCGATCGCCGCGGGGCCTGGCCAAGCTCACGGAACTGGTACAGACCGCGGCATTCGAGACCGATTCGTTTACGGTGAATCGCGTGGCGCTGGTGAAGAGTGACCTGAAGCCCGAGGGACCGGTCTACACGGTCGTCGATCACGTCGAACTGGTATGA
- a CDS encoding regulatory protein RecX — protein sequence MPIITDISARGSEGRRERKVTIDGERTLMITEETFLRFGLIDGQALDPERLREMELADGVSRAMTEAHRLVDHRMRTRRELAVRLRARGRPEDVITAVLDRLENVGLIDDGRFARLWIDERLRKRPVGLSLLRRELRQKGIDAEVIESALEESASGEGEAGRAYEALRRQTYRYARLDRDAAHRRMVAFLGRRGFGQDVVYKVVHRVLDEMEESGS from the coding sequence ATGCCGATCATAACGGACATCAGCGCCCGGGGAAGCGAAGGGCGCCGGGAACGCAAGGTCACGATCGACGGCGAACGCACCCTGATGATCACGGAAGAGACCTTCCTCCGGTTCGGATTGATCGACGGGCAGGCTTTGGACCCGGAAAGGTTGCGGGAAATGGAACTGGCCGACGGCGTTTCCCGGGCCATGACGGAAGCCCATCGGCTCGTCGACCATCGCATGCGCACCCGCCGTGAACTGGCGGTGAGGCTCAGGGCCCGGGGCCGGCCGGAAGACGTCATCACGGCGGTGCTGGACCGCCTCGAGAATGTGGGATTGATTGACGACGGCCGCTTCGCCCGGCTGTGGATCGACGAACGGCTTCGTAAGAGGCCGGTCGGATTGTCCCTGCTACGGCGGGAGTTGAGGCAGAAGGGGATCGACGCCGAAGTCATCGAGTCCGCCCTCGAGGAAAGTGCATCCGGCGAAGGGGAAGCAGGGCGGGCCTACGAGGCGCTTCGCCGACAGACCTATCGATACGCCCGCCTCGACCGCGACGCGGCACATCGCCGCATGGTCGCCTTCCTGGGCCGGCGGGGGTTCGGACAGGATGTCGTTTACAAAGTCGTCCATCGCGTGCTGGACGAAATGGAGGAGTCCGGAAGTTGA
- the alaS gene encoding alanine--tRNA ligase codes for MTGAELRRSFTGFFADRDHTVVPSASVVPWDDPTLLFTNAGMNQFKDIFLGRSTRDFVRAVDYQKCIRAGGKHNDLEDVGRSPIHQTFFEMLGNWSFGDYYKEDAITWAWELLTEEWSLTADRLWATVFREDDEAELLWQRHTGVPADRILRFDEKDNFWEMGETGPCGPNSEIHYDLGPGRCDWECDPDHVCGVNGDCTRYVEIWNLVFIQYDRGTDGALTPLPSRHVDTGMGFERMLSILQGVDSNYETDVFQPLMNHIGELSEQPYAEGDTAVAYRVLADHVRALAFAIADGALPSNEGRGYVLRRILRRAARYGRTLGLSDPFLYQLVPTLTEEMGEAYPELRTAQEKVEKVVRSEEEAFGRTLDHGLELFAGMVDQAETEGRREIRGEEAFKLYDTYGFPLDLTQLMAEEKGMAVALAGFEAEMAEQRERSRVSIRAVAGKPRARINLSAGTKFLGYDTLTVDRTSIVSFADGTVELSKTPFYGEAGGQIGDTGWLELESGDRIAVLNTTREGNSIIHHCDPDRGSDLAGGMTVTAHVDAARRQSIMRNHTATHLLHAVLRETLGAHVEQRGSVVGPDRLRFDFSHFSAVTPDELNAIERKVNELIWENIGVEPFETDLEDARSQGAMALFTEKYEDRVRVVRIGDVSLELCGGTHLGATGEIGLFRLVRESGIATGVRRVEALTGAGAYEAVKRDEVLVARTAEALKSEPEDLLKRAGDLTARIRDLERHIRDLSTDSARNWIDDLVNGAVDAGGVSVAAGRVDSPDMDTLRAMGDTLRERLSGAAVGVLFASFDDRPVCIVVVTDEAISGNNLHAGKLARDVAAVIGGGGGGKAHMAQAGGKDASRIDEAVAQAPGIIGKHLQDAGQ; via the coding sequence TTGACCGGAGCCGAACTGCGCAGATCGTTTACGGGCTTTTTCGCCGACCGTGACCACACCGTCGTGCCGAGCGCCAGCGTCGTGCCCTGGGACGATCCCACCCTGCTTTTCACGAACGCGGGGATGAACCAGTTCAAGGACATTTTCCTGGGACGGAGCACCCGCGACTTCGTGCGCGCGGTGGATTACCAGAAGTGCATCCGGGCCGGCGGAAAGCACAACGACCTGGAGGACGTGGGCAGATCGCCCATTCACCAGACTTTCTTCGAAATGCTGGGGAACTGGTCCTTCGGCGACTACTACAAGGAAGACGCCATAACCTGGGCCTGGGAGCTGCTGACCGAAGAATGGAGCCTTACCGCGGACCGGCTCTGGGCAACCGTATTCCGGGAGGACGACGAAGCCGAACTGCTCTGGCAGCGGCACACCGGCGTGCCCGCCGACCGCATACTCCGTTTCGACGAAAAGGACAACTTCTGGGAAATGGGGGAGACCGGTCCCTGCGGCCCCAACTCGGAAATCCACTACGACCTGGGGCCGGGAAGGTGCGATTGGGAATGCGATCCGGACCATGTCTGCGGGGTCAACGGAGACTGCACCCGGTACGTGGAGATCTGGAATCTGGTGTTCATCCAGTACGACCGGGGAACCGACGGTGCGTTGACGCCCCTGCCGTCTCGCCACGTGGACACGGGCATGGGCTTCGAGCGCATGCTCAGCATACTGCAGGGCGTGGATTCGAACTACGAGACCGACGTGTTCCAGCCGCTGATGAATCACATCGGCGAACTGTCGGAACAGCCTTACGCGGAGGGAGATACGGCCGTGGCCTACCGCGTGCTCGCCGATCACGTCCGGGCCCTTGCTTTCGCCATTGCCGACGGCGCCCTGCCCTCCAATGAAGGGCGCGGCTACGTCCTGCGCCGGATCCTGCGCCGCGCGGCGCGGTATGGCCGTACGCTCGGCCTGTCCGATCCCTTCCTCTACCAGCTCGTGCCGACGCTCACCGAAGAGATGGGCGAGGCCTACCCGGAACTCCGCACCGCGCAGGAAAAGGTGGAGAAGGTGGTCAGGTCCGAGGAGGAGGCCTTCGGCCGCACGCTCGACCACGGGCTTGAACTCTTCGCGGGCATGGTGGACCAGGCTGAGACGGAGGGACGGCGGGAGATCCGGGGCGAAGAGGCCTTCAAATTGTACGATACCTACGGCTTTCCCCTGGACCTGACGCAACTTATGGCTGAAGAGAAGGGCATGGCCGTGGCCCTGGCCGGGTTCGAGGCGGAAATGGCGGAGCAGCGGGAGAGGTCGAGGGTTTCAATAAGAGCTGTAGCCGGCAAACCGCGGGCCAGGATTAATCTCAGCGCTGGTACAAAGTTCCTCGGCTACGATACACTAACAGTGGATCGCACATCCATCGTTTCTTTTGCAGACGGGACTGTCGAACTTTCGAAAACGCCATTCTACGGCGAAGCGGGTGGACAGATTGGCGATACCGGCTGGCTGGAACTGGAGTCGGGAGACCGGATCGCCGTGCTAAATACCACCAGGGAAGGAAACAGCATCATCCACCACTGCGATCCAGACCGCGGTTCCGACCTGGCAGGAGGCATGACTGTTACCGCGCATGTCGACGCAGCGCGCAGGCAGTCCATCATGCGGAACCACACGGCGACCCACCTCCTGCACGCCGTGTTGCGGGAGACCCTGGGCGCACACGTGGAACAGCGGGGCTCCGTCGTAGGCCCCGACCGCCTGCGATTCGACTTCTCCCATTTCAGCGCCGTCACGCCCGACGAACTGAACGCCATCGAACGCAAGGTCAACGAACTCATCTGGGAGAATATCGGCGTCGAACCGTTCGAAACCGACCTGGAAGACGCCAGGAGCCAGGGCGCCATGGCGCTGTTTACGGAGAAATACGAGGACAGGGTGCGCGTGGTTCGCATCGGCGACGTGAGCCTGGAGCTGTGCGGCGGCACCCACCTCGGCGCCACCGGAGAGATCGGGTTGTTCCGGCTGGTCCGGGAGTCGGGCATCGCGACCGGCGTGCGGCGGGTGGAGGCCCTGACCGGCGCCGGCGCCTACGAAGCCGTCAAGCGAGACGAAGTACTCGTAGCGCGGACCGCGGAAGCCCTCAAGAGCGAGCCGGAGGACCTGTTGAAAAGGGCCGGCGACCTGACCGCGCGGATTCGCGACTTGGAACGGCACATCCGCGATCTGAGTACGGATTCCGCGCGGAATTGGATCGACGACCTGGTAAACGGGGCCGTGGATGCAGGCGGCGTCTCCGTGGCGGCGGGCCGCGTGGACAGTCCGGACATGGACACGCTGCGCGCCATGGGAGACACCTTGCGCGAACGCCTTTCCGGGGCCGCGGTGGGCGTACTCTTCGCCAGCTTCGATGACCGGCCCGTCTGCATTGTCGTGGTCACAGACGAAGCGATCTCGGGCAACAACCTCCACGCGGGCAAGCTTGCGCGGGACGTGGCCGCGGTCATTGGCGGCGGCG